A region of the Salvia splendens isolate huo1 chromosome 11, SspV2, whole genome shotgun sequence genome:
GCTGCTTCTGATGAAAACAGGTTCGAAACTCTATAAACAtgttgaaaaaatattttagctATTTTTCAAGTGATAATAATCAGTATCATATTGTATGCAGAATGCCAAGCAACATTCTGAAGCAAAATGGAAGACAAATCTTTGGAGTGCTCGAGAAATGTGACCAAGTTAGAAAGAAGGTTTCTTATTTCAGACTTTGTTGTTGTTTGCATTTATCGTGCAAAATGTTTCTAATTGCAATAAATTATTGATTGGATAGGTTACTCAAGCACATGATATTCTGAAAGAGGGTTTGAGTGGTCCGGTTACAAAGCTGAAGAAACCAAAGGCCACAAATCCTAAACCATTTAGACTAAGAACTGATGTGAGGACCACCTCCACATTGCAGCTGAATTTTGAAACAGCAAACAGAGATCTAATCACATTGTATTTCAGGAGAGAGGAGTTCTTAAGGAAGCCACCTTGGATAGAAGAGTCGGTGTCGACCCCCAGCTAGCCAATGTGAAAATGCAAATGTGAGCACCCCAGGTCGGAAGTTACAGAAGAAAAATGCTAGTGATATTCAAGTAAGCATTTTTTTATTCATGTGGAGTATTTCATACTTCCTTCAAGTGTAGTAGTAGTGTATTAAGCTGTCACGAATTTGAACTTTTGCAGAAAAGGAGCCCGGCAGTGGTTTCAAAGACTCCAAAACGGCAGGAGAGATTGAAATCAGCAGCTTCGATGACACCAGAAAGTAATAGATCTAAAGAGCAAACGGTAAAGAGTAGTGCTATGCAAAGGTTGGAGAAGTTCAGGAAACTAACATCATCTTCTGTTCCCAAACGTGCGAGGCCTCAGGGGTAagtaaatctctctctctctcaaacatATGCCTTTACTTAGATGGTTGATAGATAAAAATGGATATTTTGATATTTGCAGGGTTGAATCAAGAAAGCAGGAACTGATTTCATTACTGATTCCTGGTCAAAAGCTGGACGTGATACACGAAACTTCACCCCAAGTTTCGGAACCACAGAGCACTGGAAAGGCAGCTGCGGCTGAGACGAGAAACGGTTGGCGCTGAACCTAAGTTGAGCACGCACACAGCAACATAGTTTTGTGACGATTGTTCCTGTttgttcaattatttattgaattattatttgGTGTTGCCATTCTTTCTTCATTTCTGTTGTTGTAAAGCGTAAAAACCAAACTACCGGCATATTGGTCAATTCTGTTTTATGTATTAAGAGAAGTGTTACACAAAAATTCTGCTCACTCAGTTGTTTAACTTTAGAAGatgaaattcataatttcaGTTGTATATCAAATTCATACTATAATCCTTCCAACATCCAAAGTTGAAATATTTGGAATCAGAAATACAATAATTTCCAAGAGATTCAAACATTGTCTTATAAATGATCGACATTATCACCAGAACTAGAAAAGGTAACACCGGCTATAAGAATAGGTCTACGGAGCACCCCCATTGATGAGAACTTCATCTTCTCAGTTGCAGCAACAAGTTTCTCTCGATATTCCTGGTTCGTTAGCCGAATGCCCAGCATCAGGAACCCACCTGGGCAATCCAACAAATTCACTCATATATATCAAATGTATTTTCCCCTTTCTCCAAAATAACTCTCTTCAgtcctaatttttttattagatggtgatttggaaaattggtatgTCTGTTGTTCTAGTCATGTTTACCTAAATGTTAGCTTCCATTAGTCATTGCAAGTCATATCCCTTCGATATTTTCAGCGGACAGAACAATACCAACAAATTCCTATCATAtggaaataaatttttttatattgacaAAGATGTCGAAAAAGCGGAAATGCATTCTCACCCTAAAATCAGCCTCAGGCCAAGCCTTATGAAGATCCCATGCTGACATCATGGGGCAGCATACATCATATCTCCCCTGCACGACGAATCAGAGACTTCAATATCACGCGTCTCAAACTCAGTATGTTTTTTCTTTTGGCGTAAACTCAAAAGCCCGAATCATGACAAGACAACATAAGAAAACTATCTGGCACACAAACACATATGCTACAAAAGATGAATGCTAATGACAGAGCAGATTTAATATCTCTTTTAATGAGATTTTAACATTGATATATAGTTCCTCAAAATAATTCAACATTCTGAATAACCATATCGAAGTCTCTGGACAGCAAATATTATTCTCCACATTCAACAATTATATTTAAAGATTTTATAAATTTACCATTAAAAAGGTAGTAGTAAACAAACCCTGCACAATTACAGTGTTGATATGCTTTATTTTCTCAAGATTGTCCAACAGGTAGGAGTCTGAAGGAAAAAAACCTTTGTTGACAAAGTAGTGATTCTCAATCCGTGCAAAAGCCTGGAGAAAGAGGAAAAATTTAATCTAACGGAAAAATCACAAAAACAATTAGACACAAAATTCCAAAGCAGGAAGCTCTCAACAAAACTGGATTCAGTTAAAATGTGTATGTCGCAGAAACTGAAGGAACAGAAACCATTTACAGAAACCTGGCAATTTCATGAAATTTGGAATGCATCACTACTGTGTTCAAATGACTCCAACAAActgaaacaaaataattattttctcgAGGATTTCATACTTCTGATAGATCTGGTGGCATTGATAATCATTGAGAGAAATACCAACACTTCATCAATAGTTAAAACAACTGATGTCCTAGACTAAAAAACAATGAGACAAGGCTACAACAGGAGAGATTTTTGTATCTCGGTTACTTAACTGCCAACAACATCACAATAACCTAACTTGATTACCAGTACCAAAGTTTAGCAGCATGAATTACAAGCACAAAACTAGGTAGTATAAGAACTCAAGTGGAAAAAGGCAAAGCTCGACAATTTCTAATGATATTTGTCCTGCGGAAAATGCAGGGAATATggataattctttttttttctctccacatTTGATTTTTAAGTTTTCACAAAATAGCTGCAGTTTCCAGACCATGTCTATTCTTGAGCTCCATTTTAGCATATATCATCCATTCACTTCTCGAAAACAAGAAAGTTGCTTCAGTTGTATGCATTAATTGAAACAAGTTTTGACATTTTAGGAGAATAAGTAAATACTTCCATTTAAGTTTTTCTAACTGTTATTCGAAAAAGAAACAAATGATTCTAGCAGAAGATTGCTAAATGCGAACTAACTTGATATTCAAGCTTTTCTACATATCTGGCGCAGCTTTATAAAATTCAAGTCTTTCATAAAAGAATGAGAAAGAAAATGCTAATTATATGCGTCTGAACTAACCAAGCAAAACTTATCATCATCTCCTCTTCCAGCGGTAGCTTCATTGGGCAGAAGATGAGCTGTCATCATTTCCCATTTGGTCCATGCCCTAGCAGCTGCATACTACATTATCAAGAGAAAGAGATAAACAACTTTAAGGCAGACCATAAAATGCTTCTCAGTATACTTGTAAGCAAAATGTGCTCCAAATCCAATTAAGATGTGTAACTGTAGGCTCTCCAAAACCCCCACGACTTCATGGGACGCATAATGTTAAAGATAAGGGttgaaaaaacacaaaaaaaataactaaGGAATAAGAAAAAGAACAACAACTTATCATGACCAACTTCAGTAAAAAAGGTACTAGGATCTCATGAGAACACTTTTTTTCCAAAGGCTTTTCTGACAAAACTTATGGCTTCATTGAGATACTCAGTAACAACAATTAAACAACAAAACAACTGCGTAGAAAGCAAAAGAAGAATGTCAATACTTGTGTTTCCTTGTCGCTGGAGTCTAACCTCTTGTGGTAGGCATCAACGAAACATCCTCTTTCACTTTCAGGAATAAGATCTCTAAATGGTTCCCAGGCTACAAAAAAGAtgattttgaattaattttagaAGTCCAGATAAACCAAACAGCATAATAGAAAATATGCATTACACTTTCTACCTAATACTATGTTCCCATTTTTTCAATCATCTAGAGCTCTGTACATACTACTAGCCAGAAGCCACACTAGTCTAGTTGCATTACAACTTCTAGGTGAACTATTAAGAAAATGAATAGCATACCATCAGGATATATGGCAGCAGCTCCACCCTCGTAAAACCAATCAATTTCTTTCTTGCGCAACAGAAAAATGCCTCTCAGTACTAGGCCAGTCACCTTGAATATAATGCAAGTTAAAGGCAATCAACAGTCAGTTCAATATAACGAGATGATTATTCAATATGCAAAAAAACTGTAATCTCTTTTGAGAAGTATGAAAAAGGATAAACAAGAAACCTTGTCAGGATGGGATTCACTATATGCTAGAGAGAGTGTGCTTCCCCATGAACCACCGAAAACCTGTAAATTTATATTGATATGAAGCACATAAAGCGGCACCCACCAAAGCATTAAGAAGTACTAGTAGTTACCAGCCATTCTGAAACTTGTAAGTGTGTTCTTAGTTTTTCAATGTCTTCAATGAGTTTCCAAGTTGTATTCTCCTCCAAGCATGCATGAGGTGTACTTTTACCAGCGCCTCTCTGGAAgagaaatatttaaaatgaaaacgTCACCCATTGTGTTCCTTAGCTTCCTCATAACCAAATAACTCAAATCACAAACCTGATCAAACAAaatgattctataaaactggggATCAAAGAATTTCCGGTTCTTAGATGAAGTACCACCCCCTGGACCTCCATGCAGGAAAATCACTGGCTGCACGAATAAAAGATCATAAAAAAGACATCACATAGTTGATCTTAATCCATAAGATGCCAAAGCAAAACTGCGAGAAATTCATTGTTGCACAACACCCTATATAATGTAATACTAATGAGAATAAATTATCCCGGTATAAATGATCCAGGCAGTTAagttagagagaaaaagtgacTGTTGACACTCTGCCTTATATCGATAGCATCTTTTTTCACAAGCTTTTAGTGGAAGAAGACTCAAAGCAAAACCTAGAGAAGCAGGGTGCTGCTCATACACATTCCTTCTCAACAAGACTGATTCGGAATGCATCATCCTTCTGACACCAATTCTGTTGCAAAATCAAGCATCAAATGTTCCACCAAGCATGATCTTAAATGCGGGAATTGATCATatgttctttttcatttttcaagcATCTAATTAGTGCTCATCTAACAAAATTTGGGCCAAATTAAGAATTAAAACAGTTGCACCCTTGCCATGACCCAAGTTAGGAATTCACACATAAGACATCCATGTGCATTCGATACTAACACAAATGTTATAGCAGCTACAACACAAGACAGGTACACATGATGTAGAGAGGTAACAAAAACTCACATGCCCATCTGGATTCCCAGACTGCTCATAATATACTGTGTGAATGTCCGAAACCTTTAGAAAGCCAGTGTTGTATGGCTCTATATCCGCATAAAGGCTCGTATTGACTTCAGGAGACACTCCCTTGGATGCCATAGTCTCTGAGGTCACTAGCCTATCACTCTTATGGTAATCAAGATTACGGTTTCGACTGAGCACAGCtagatttcttttccttcctgcACACATGACACACCCCTCACAAAGTCAACCAACCAAGCATCCAATGACAGACAAAAGATAACCATTTTCACAGTAAATAATCTGAAGATAAAGATGCTCTAATCAATCAATTTCTCTAGTAAATCAAGATTAACAGAATGCAAAATCCAATACCACATACACAATCAATCTGACAGTCATTCACTTTTTTCAGTATGTGTGTGCATATGCTCTATCTAATCTAACGGAGCATAAACACTGATGACCACCATTGATggagaaattaaaaattcaatctttgtGATTATCTAATTCCGGGACGGTCAAATCTTGATCCCTTTCGCCCCCAATAATCATAATCATTACCCATTTGATTACAAAAGGAAACCTAtctatttgtttttctttcttcgATGCTACGATGATCACATGGAAAAAtcagtgagagagagagagagagagagagagtgaccTTGAGTGGTAGGATTATTGATCGGAGAAAGAGCGAGAGTTGAAGAAATATGAGTGAGAGAGACAAGGAGGATTATTGGGAGGTACAACTGCAACACCAATGTTCATTGCTCAATCAATCCGAATAATTTCAATTGGAAATTAGCCATTATATTCTCCAATTAAAAAAAGCCACGAACTTCGatgaaatttatgaaattaacaatttttttaaaggaatttacgattttggtcatagatttatcttttgaatttttacatCCCGATATTtgaactcggatcacaattggtcctccaTTTACAATTCCATTAATTTTATAACGGTCAACGGGTTTAAACCCAATTTTAACCGATATTttaactcggatcacaattggtcctccaTTTACAATTCCATTAATTTTATAACGGTCAACGGGTTTAACCCAATTTTAACCGATTAAAGCTcttaattatgattttaattatttcgaAATTAAAATCTTATATTCTAAATATATGAAATAAGGAGCTTGAGACGGCGGCGGTCGATTTTGAGACGCGGGTGGTGGTGGCGGTCGAGTATCAGTCGGGGTCGGTGTGTTTTTCACTCGGAGGAGGTGGATTTTCAGTGGAAGGACCAACTTCATTTGCATCTGAAGGAATGGGCTTGGAGTGTAATCCATTCTTCCTCCTCTCGAACGTCCACCGGCAGTCGCGAGGGTCACCATGGCAGCGGAAATACGAGTCGTAGACTTACCAACTCGTGTTGTATCCTTCTCGTTCTCCTTCTCCATGTCGTTCCCCTTCTCCATTTAGGGTTTCTTTGTTCGTTGGGTTATGATTTCTTCGTTTGGGCGATAAGAAAGGGTTGGTCAAGTACTAAGCTTCGTCTAGAACTACTCTAATCCCTCGTCCAGAAATGAGATTCGCCGGCGATCGAAGTGAGGGGGGAGGGAGATGGAGGGTGATTTGTCGCGGGTGGGAGAGGGGAGAGGGAGAAGACGATTCGTTTTTGGCTAAGTGTCAGagaatttgttttaatttcattttgttattttaatttcatatgtttttagtatatttattgttaatatatttgttttgttttattaggagtaataaattagaataataattaataatataattagtgagttaaaaatcat
Encoded here:
- the LOC121753708 gene encoding proline iminopeptidase-like, which encodes MASKGVSPEVNTSLYADIEPYNTGFLKVSDIHTVYYEQSGNPDGHPVIFLHGGPGGGTSSKNRKFFDPQFYRIILFDQRGAGKSTPHACLEENTTWKLIEDIEKLRTHLQVSEWLVFGGSWGSTLSLAYSESHPDKVTGLVLRGIFLLRKKEIDWFYEGGAAAIYPDAWEPFRDLIPESERGCFVDAYHKRLDSSDKETQYAAARAWTKWEMMTAHLLPNEATAGRGDDDKFCLAFARIENHYFVNKGFFPSDSYLLDNLEKIKHINTVIVQGRYDVCCPMMSAWDLHKAWPEADFREFVGIVLSAENIEGI